A part of Magnetospirillum sp. ME-1 genomic DNA contains:
- a CDS encoding VCBS domain-containing protein, with amino-acid sequence MAENNNSNPPNNQHAEDQHDGKENAQQALDDLTVLQNVQNQNMGDARLNVARSVDVSDTQLGNLANVQQGSTGSPQVQNLGGIAGGVNVAIDVEIETAKDNTVAPPELESLGVDVRDEVATIAVNAGGAKALNVQELPDLAKPDAEFKPQDPALGQPVTLAPPGGFVANTQLQEGAAAPAAAEAAKEDKAPEIQAAVNHAPTVAGDASSSTVQEGTVSGRIVASDNDGDALTFQLIGADGQPTNTITNDHGTITINPSTGEYTFVASEATRSLGLKADGSRESVTDLFQIRVSDSHGGDVSTNLSVTVEGLNDGPTVSGAVTLDAIDEDKSITMSAADWQAKLLGKASDIDGDDLSVSLSGFQVSNGKITDNQDGTFTFTPGKDFNGDIEATYTVSDGHGGTTTGTATLHVNAVNDQATLDPQNLVTRDDDTAVTGSARGSDVDGDKLTYSLVDGEGNKVSSLETTYGKVTINTETGEYTFTPNDKADAIADGKSEHDSFRVVANDGTVDSDVSTVDVTVTGSNDGPRTELVELTGGDEDHSVTFTAAQLLGKASDIDGDTLSVSNLSATNGTIHQNDDGSYTFTPNADFNGDVNITYTVDDGHGGTTQGTATLDVTAVNDAAEIGGELSGGVSEDGATRFATGTVTVSDVDTGEAHVQAFSQTTDEGTFSIGTDGKWSFELNNGNADIQGLAEGETLTKTFKVTSADGTDTQEVSVTITGSNDGPVVSGAIDLGDTAEDNSVTFTAAQLLGKASDIDGDTLSVSNLSATNGTIHQNDDGSYTFTPNADFNGDVNITYTVDDGHGGTTQGTATLDVTAVNDAAEIGGELSGGVSEDGATRFATGTVTVSDVDTGEAHVQAFSQTTDEGTFSIGMDGKWSFELNNGNADIQNLAEGETLTKEFKVHSADGTEQTVSVTIGGSNDAAVISGDASKSVGEDTASVSGKLNVSDADHDQSTFQATSQTVGEGTFTMGADGQWTFAVNHDAVQGLAEGETLTKEFKVHSADGTEQTVSVTIGGSNDAAVISGDASKSVGEDTASVSGKLNVSDADHDQSTFQATSQTVGEGTFTMGADGNWTFAVNNAAVQNLAEGETLTKEFKVHSADGTEQTVSVTIGGRNDAAVIFGRRLQVGGRGHRVGVGQAERLRRRSRPVHLPGHQPDGG; translated from the coding sequence ATGGCCGAGAACAACAACTCCAATCCTCCGAACAACCAGCATGCCGAAGATCAGCATGATGGGAAGGAGAACGCACAGCAGGCGCTTGACGACCTGACGGTGCTGCAGAACGTCCAGAACCAGAACATGGGCGATGCCCGCCTGAACGTGGCGCGATCGGTTGACGTCAGCGACACTCAGCTCGGCAACCTCGCCAATGTGCAGCAGGGCTCGACGGGCAGCCCGCAGGTTCAGAACCTGGGCGGCATCGCCGGCGGTGTCAACGTCGCCATCGACGTCGAGATCGAGACGGCCAAGGACAATACCGTCGCTCCGCCCGAGCTGGAAAGCCTGGGCGTGGACGTGCGGGACGAGGTGGCCACCATCGCGGTGAATGCCGGCGGCGCCAAGGCGCTGAATGTTCAGGAGCTTCCCGACCTCGCCAAGCCCGACGCGGAGTTCAAGCCTCAGGATCCGGCCCTCGGCCAGCCGGTCACCCTGGCTCCTCCCGGCGGGTTCGTCGCCAATACCCAGCTTCAGGAAGGTGCTGCTGCTCCGGCCGCCGCCGAGGCGGCGAAGGAAGATAAGGCCCCCGAGATCCAGGCGGCGGTCAATCATGCGCCGACGGTGGCGGGTGACGCCTCGAGCTCGACGGTGCAGGAAGGGACTGTGAGCGGCCGTATCGTTGCCTCCGACAACGATGGCGATGCGCTCACCTTCCAACTGATCGGTGCGGATGGCCAGCCGACCAACACCATCACCAACGACCACGGCACCATCACCATCAACCCGTCCACTGGCGAATACACCTTCGTGGCCAGCGAGGCGACCCGTTCTCTCGGCCTGAAGGCCGACGGATCGCGTGAATCGGTGACCGATCTGTTCCAGATTCGGGTCAGCGATAGCCATGGCGGCGACGTTTCCACCAACCTGAGCGTAACGGTGGAGGGCCTCAACGACGGTCCGACCGTGTCCGGCGCGGTGACACTCGACGCCATCGACGAGGATAAGTCGATCACCATGTCGGCCGCCGATTGGCAGGCCAAGCTGTTGGGCAAGGCTTCCGATATCGATGGCGACGACCTGTCGGTCTCTCTCTCCGGCTTCCAGGTTTCCAACGGCAAGATCACCGACAACCAGGACGGCACCTTCACCTTTACGCCCGGCAAGGATTTCAACGGCGATATCGAGGCGACCTATACGGTTTCCGATGGCCATGGCGGCACCACCACCGGCACTGCGACGCTTCATGTCAATGCGGTGAACGACCAGGCGACCCTTGACCCGCAGAATCTGGTCACCCGCGACGACGATACCGCTGTGACCGGCAGCGCCCGCGGCAGCGACGTGGATGGCGACAAGCTGACTTATTCGCTGGTTGATGGCGAAGGCAACAAGGTCAGCAGCCTTGAGACCACTTACGGCAAGGTGACCATCAACACCGAAACCGGCGAGTACACTTTTACACCCAACGATAAGGCCGACGCTATCGCCGACGGCAAGTCCGAACACGACAGCTTCCGGGTCGTGGCCAATGACGGCACGGTGGACAGCGATGTCTCGACAGTGGACGTCACCGTGACCGGCTCTAACGATGGCCCGCGGACCGAGCTGGTCGAACTGACCGGCGGCGACGAGGACCATTCGGTCACCTTCACGGCGGCGCAGCTGCTGGGCAAGGCGTCGGACATCGACGGTGACACTCTCAGCGTGTCGAACCTGTCGGCCACCAACGGCACCATCCACCAGAACGACGACGGTAGCTACACCTTCACCCCCAATGCCGACTTCAACGGCGACGTCAACATCACCTACACGGTGGATGACGGCCATGGCGGCACCACCCAGGGCACCGCGACACTGGACGTGACGGCGGTGAACGACGCGGCGGAGATCGGCGGCGAGTTGAGCGGCGGCGTGTCGGAAGACGGCGCCACCCGGTTCGCCACGGGTACCGTGACGGTGTCGGACGTGGATACGGGCGAGGCCCATGTCCAGGCGTTCAGCCAGACCACGGACGAGGGGACCTTCTCCATCGGCACGGACGGCAAGTGGTCGTTCGAACTGAACAACGGCAACGCCGACATCCAGGGCCTGGCCGAGGGCGAGACCCTGACCAAGACCTTCAAGGTGACTTCGGCGGACGGCACGGACACCCAGGAAGTGTCGGTGACCATCACCGGCAGCAATGACGGCCCGGTGGTGAGCGGCGCCATCGATCTCGGCGACACCGCCGAGGACAATTCGGTCACCTTCACGGCGGCGCAGCTGTTGGGTAAGGCGTCGGACATCGACGGTGACACTCTCAGCGTGTCGAACCTGTCGGCCACCAACGGCACCATCCACCAGAACGACGACGGTAGCTACACCTTCACCCCCAATGCCGACTTCAACGGCGACGTCAACATCACCTACACGGTGGATGACGGCCATGGCGGCACCACCCAGGGCACCGCGACACTGGACGTGACGGCGGTGAACGACGCGGCGGAGATCGGCGGCGAGTTGAGCGGCGGCGTGTCGGAAGACGGCGCCACCCGGTTCGCCACGGGTACCGTGACGGTGTCGGACGTGGATACGGGCGAGGCCCATGTCCAGGCGTTCAGCCAGACCACGGACGAGGGGACCTTCTCCATCGGCATGGACGGCAAGTGGTCGTTCGAACTGAACAACGGCAACGCCGACATCCAGAACCTGGCCGAGGGCGAGACCCTGACCAAGGAATTCAAGGTCCATTCGGCGGACGGCACCGAGCAGACGGTTTCCGTCACCATCGGCGGCAGCAATGACGCGGCGGTGATCTCGGGCGACGCCTCCAAGTCGGTGGGCGAGGACACCGCGTCGGTGTCGGGCAAGCTGAACGTCTCCGACGCCGATCACGACCAGTCCACCTTCCAGGCCACCAGCCAGACGGTGGGTGAAGGCACCTTCACCATGGGCGCCGACGGCCAGTGGACCTTCGCGGTCAACCATGACGCGGTGCAGGGCCTGGCCGAGGGCGAGACCCTGACCAAGGAGTTCAAGGTCCATTCGGCGGACGGCACCGAGCAGACGGTTTCCGTCACCATCGGCGGCAGCAATGACGCGGCGGTGATCTCGGGCGACGCCTCCAAGTCGGTGGGCGAGGACACCGCGTCGGTGTCGGGCAAGCTGAACGTCTCCGACGCCGATCACGACCAGTCCACCTTCCAGGCCACCAGCCAGACGGTGGGTGAAGGCACCTTCACCATGGGCGCCGACGGCAACTGGACCTTCGCGGTGAACAACGCGGCGGTGCAGAACCTGGCCGAGGGCGAGACCCTGACCAAGGAATTCAAGGTCCATTCGGCGGACGGCACCGAGCAGACGGTTTCCGTCACCATCGGCGGCAGGAATGACGCGGCGGTGATCTTCGGGCGACGCCTCCAAGTCGGTGGGCGAGGACACCGCGTCGGTGTCGGGCAAGCTGAACGTCTCCGACGCCGATCACGACCAGTCCACCTTCCAGGCCACCAGCCAGACGGTGGGTGA
- a CDS encoding PAS domain-containing protein translates to MSGITQPPWHILTDTDLVAALMDVIPHPIFFKDREGRYLGCNSHFCQMLGYGHDEVVGKTVFEIAPSNLAQVYHEADIKLMEAGGTQCYASSVKYGDGLTRRGVFFKSVFHDKDGMPAGLVGMFYPMEFMLHVIDM, encoded by the coding sequence ATGTCCGGGATAACGCAGCCGCCCTGGCATATTTTGACCGATACGGATCTGGTGGCGGCGCTGATGGACGTCATTCCCCACCCTATCTTCTTCAAGGATCGCGAGGGGCGCTATCTCGGCTGCAACAGCCATTTCTGCCAGATGCTGGGCTACGGCCATGACGAGGTGGTGGGCAAGACCGTCTTCGAGATCGCGCCGTCCAACCTTGCCCAGGTCTATCACGAGGCGGACATCAAGCTGATGGAGGCGGGCGGCACCCAGTGCTACGCCTCCTCGGTGAAGTACGGCGACGGGCTGACCCGGCGCGGCGTGTTCTTCAAATCGGTCTTTCACGATAAGGACGGCATGCCCGCCGGCCTGGTCGGCATGTTCTACCCCATGGAGTTCATGCTTCACGTGATCGACATGTAG
- the nifJ gene encoding pyruvate:ferredoxin (flavodoxin) oxidoreductase — protein sequence MADRALITVDGNEACASVAYRVSEVAAIYPITPSSTMGELADQWASEGKKNIWGVVPDVAEMQHEGGAAGAVHGALQAGSLATTFTASQGLLLMIPNMYKIAGELTSFCMHVTARTVATHGLSIFGDHSDVMACRQTGFGLLASGSGQEAHDMAAIAHSATLKARVPFLHFFDGFRTSHEVTKIEELNDEDLLALLDADAIAAHRARALSPDHPTLRGTAQNPDTFFQMQEARNPWYEACPGIVQQEMDRYAKLTGRAYKLFDYYGHPQAERVVIIMGSGAETVHETVTALAAKGEKVGVLKVRLFRPFSIDAFVSALPTSVRAIAVLDRCKEPGAIGEPLYLDILAALAEAKAMGMRATAADPVVIGGRYGLASKEFTPGMAKAVFDELARPSPKRRFTVGITDDVTHLSLEPDASFKLDQPKVKSAVFFGLGADGTVGANKNSIKIIAENAGFQGQGYFVYDSKKSGAITISHLRFSPEPIQSAYLLDSGDADFVACHHFVFLDKYEVLRYAAKGATFLLNSPYPADEVWTHLPREVQQEIIDKQIKVHVIDARKVALATGMGNRINTIMQTCFFALSGVLPRDEAIGHIKKAIEKTYGRKSEKLVAKNFEAVDETLHHMHEVSIPAEATSNRSLPPIVPEDSPDFVKRVSALMLANHGDKLPVSAFPVDGVWPTGTARFERRNIAAEIPVWDEGPCIQCNKCALVCPHAAIRAKVASPADMEAAPAGFKRMDYRGNEFKGDAYIIQVAPEDCTGCTLCVKVCPGKDKKDPNRLALRMEAKDSILEAEKKNWAFFVDLPEVNKEKLGTPTVKTAQLLQPLFEFSGACLGCGETPYIKLMTQLWGDRLMIANATGCSSIYGGNLPTTPYTQNAEGRGPAWANSLFEDNAEFGFGFRLAVDQHKNQAKLLLAALTATGQVPEKLANEIAHAPQGSEVEIAVQRSRILDLRKVLSGLKSAEARQLEQVADYLVEKVVWIVGGDGWAYDIGYGGLDHVFASGKNVNILVMDTEVYSNTGGQQSKATPIGASAKFAIAGKTLPKKDLGMMAMAYEDVYVANVAFGSKDVQTMRAFQDAVSYPGVSLIVAYSHCIAHGYDLAHGLDQQKMAVEAGYWPLYRWDPRKMGTGESPLTLDSKEPNGKLYDFMKGEARFQMVERADPERYRQLVDSAESQLRRRFAMLRRFAGLPDVTPPPAGGKEAAE from the coding sequence ATGGCAGACAGGGCTTTGATCACGGTCGACGGCAACGAGGCGTGCGCCTCGGTGGCTTACCGGGTCAGCGAGGTGGCGGCGATCTATCCGATCACGCCGTCTTCCACCATGGGCGAGCTGGCCGACCAGTGGGCCTCGGAAGGCAAGAAGAACATCTGGGGCGTGGTCCCGGACGTGGCCGAGATGCAGCACGAGGGCGGCGCCGCCGGCGCGGTGCACGGCGCGCTGCAGGCGGGCTCGCTGGCCACCACCTTCACGGCCAGCCAGGGCCTGCTGCTGATGATCCCCAACATGTACAAGATCGCCGGCGAGCTGACGAGCTTCTGCATGCACGTCACGGCGCGCACCGTGGCCACCCACGGCCTGTCCATCTTCGGCGACCATTCCGACGTCATGGCCTGCCGCCAGACCGGCTTCGGCCTGCTGGCCTCGGGTTCGGGCCAGGAAGCCCACGACATGGCGGCCATCGCCCATTCCGCGACCTTGAAGGCCCGGGTGCCGTTCCTGCACTTCTTCGACGGCTTCCGCACCTCGCACGAGGTGACCAAGATCGAGGAGCTGAACGACGAGGACCTGCTGGCCCTGCTGGACGCCGACGCCATCGCGGCGCACCGCGCCCGGGCGCTGTCCCCCGACCACCCCACCCTGCGCGGCACGGCGCAGAACCCCGACACCTTCTTCCAGATGCAGGAGGCCCGCAATCCCTGGTACGAGGCCTGCCCCGGCATCGTCCAGCAGGAGATGGACCGTTACGCCAAGCTGACGGGCCGCGCCTACAAGCTGTTCGACTATTACGGCCATCCCCAGGCCGAGCGCGTGGTCATCATCATGGGCTCGGGCGCCGAGACCGTGCACGAGACCGTCACCGCGCTGGCCGCCAAGGGCGAGAAGGTGGGCGTGCTGAAGGTCCGCCTGTTCCGCCCCTTCTCCATCGACGCCTTCGTCTCGGCCCTGCCCACCAGCGTGCGCGCCATCGCCGTGCTGGACCGCTGCAAGGAGCCGGGCGCCATCGGCGAGCCGCTGTACCTCGACATCCTGGCCGCCCTGGCCGAGGCCAAGGCCATGGGAATGCGCGCCACCGCCGCCGACCCGGTGGTGATCGGCGGCCGCTATGGCCTGGCCTCCAAGGAGTTCACCCCCGGCATGGCCAAGGCGGTGTTCGACGAACTGGCGCGGCCGAGCCCCAAGCGCCGCTTCACCGTGGGCATCACCGACGACGTCACCCATCTGTCGCTGGAGCCCGATGCCTCGTTCAAGCTGGACCAGCCCAAGGTGAAGAGCGCGGTGTTCTTCGGCCTGGGCGCCGACGGCACGGTGGGCGCCAACAAGAACTCCATCAAGATCATCGCCGAGAACGCCGGCTTCCAGGGTCAGGGCTATTTCGTCTATGACTCGAAGAAGTCGGGCGCCATCACCATCTCGCACCTGCGTTTCAGCCCCGAGCCCATCCAGTCCGCCTATCTGCTGGATTCCGGCGACGCCGATTTCGTGGCCTGCCACCACTTCGTCTTCCTCGACAAGTACGAGGTGCTGCGCTACGCCGCCAAGGGCGCCACGTTCCTCTTGAACTCGCCCTATCCCGCCGACGAGGTGTGGACCCACCTGCCGCGCGAGGTGCAGCAGGAAATCATCGACAAGCAGATCAAGGTGCATGTGATCGATGCCCGCAAGGTGGCGCTGGCCACCGGCATGGGCAACCGCATCAACACCATCATGCAGACCTGCTTCTTCGCTCTCTCCGGCGTGCTGCCCCGGGACGAGGCCATCGGTCACATCAAGAAGGCCATCGAGAAGACCTACGGCCGCAAGTCGGAAAAGCTGGTGGCCAAGAACTTCGAGGCGGTGGACGAGACGCTGCACCACATGCACGAGGTGAGCATCCCGGCCGAAGCCACCTCCAACCGCTCGCTGCCCCCCATCGTGCCCGAGGACTCGCCCGACTTCGTCAAGCGCGTCTCGGCCCTGATGCTGGCCAATCACGGCGACAAGCTGCCCGTCTCCGCCTTCCCCGTCGACGGCGTGTGGCCCACGGGCACGGCGCGCTTCGAGCGCCGCAACATCGCCGCCGAAATCCCGGTCTGGGACGAGGGCCCCTGCATCCAGTGCAACAAGTGCGCCCTGGTCTGCCCCCATGCCGCCATCCGCGCCAAGGTCGCCAGCCCGGCCGACATGGAAGCCGCGCCCGCCGGCTTCAAGCGCATGGATTACCGCGGCAACGAGTTCAAGGGTGACGCCTACATCATCCAGGTGGCGCCCGAGGACTGCACCGGCTGCACGCTGTGCGTCAAGGTCTGTCCCGGCAAGGACAAGAAGGACCCCAACCGCCTGGCGCTGCGCATGGAGGCCAAGGATTCCATCCTCGAGGCCGAGAAGAAGAACTGGGCGTTCTTCGTCGATCTGCCGGAAGTGAATAAGGAGAAGCTGGGCACCCCCACGGTGAAGACCGCCCAGCTGCTCCAGCCGCTGTTCGAGTTCTCCGGCGCCTGCCTGGGCTGCGGCGAGACTCCTTACATCAAGCTGATGACCCAGCTGTGGGGCGACCGCCTGATGATCGCCAACGCCACCGGCTGCTCGTCCATCTATGGCGGCAACCTGCCCACCACGCCCTACACCCAGAATGCCGAGGGCCGCGGCCCGGCCTGGGCCAACTCGCTGTTCGAGGACAACGCCGAGTTCGGCTTCGGCTTCCGTCTGGCGGTGGACCAGCACAAGAACCAGGCCAAGCTGCTGCTGGCCGCGCTGACCGCCACCGGCCAGGTGCCGGAGAAGCTGGCCAACGAGATCGCCCACGCCCCCCAGGGCAGCGAGGTGGAAATCGCCGTCCAGCGCAGCCGCATCCTCGATCTGCGCAAGGTCCTCTCCGGCCTGAAGTCGGCCGAGGCCCGCCAGCTGGAGCAGGTGGCCGATTATCTGGTCGAGAAGGTGGTGTGGATCGTCGGCGGCGACGGCTGGGCCTACGACATCGGCTACGGCGGCCTGGACCACGTCTTCGCCTCGGGCAAGAACGTCAACATCCTGGTCATGGACACCGAGGTCTATTCCAACACCGGCGGCCAGCAATCCAAGGCCACCCCCATCGGCGCCTCGGCCAAGTTCGCCATCGCCGGCAAGACCCTGCCCAAGAAGGATCTGGGCATGATGGCCATGGCCTACGAGGACGTCTACGTCGCCAACGTGGCCTTCGGCTCCAAGGACGTGCAGACCATGCGCGCCTTCCAGGACGCCGTCAGCTATCCCGGCGTCTCGCTGATCGTCGCCTATTCCCACTGCATCGCCCACGGCTACGACCTGGCCCACGGCCTGGACCAGCAGAAGATGGCGGTGGAGGCCGGCTACTGGCCGCTCTACCGCTGGGATCCGCGCAAGATGGGCACCGGCGAAAGCCCGCTGACGCTGGACAGCAAGGAGCCCAACGGCAAGCTGTACGACTTCATGAAGGGCGAGGCCCGCTTCCAGATGGTGGAACGCGCCGACCCCGAGCGGTACCGCCAGCTGGTGGACAGCGCCGAAAGCCAGCTGCGCCGCCGCTTCGCCATGCTGCGCCGCTTCGCCGGCCTGCCCGACGTCACCCCGCCGCCTGCGGGCGGCAAGGAGGCGGCGGAGTAG
- a CDS encoding AAA family ATPase, whose translation MFSTLRIENFTAFVDTSFTFVPGINVFVGGNGTGKTHILKMLYCMQYCTHKDSDTKTSISKKFVAVFRPYKGSLGRLVHRRAGKSIAQIKATSNNKHISLKFSNSAKPLQSTGGLGKFGQPVYIPVKELLSQAPQYRSIYNRYDLPHEEVYYDIIDLAYLPSLKGPAIEDRKKLLEFIRKIVDGRVTTKDEDFFLTNSSGDLEMTLVAEGTRKLALIWKLIQNGSLLSGSTLYWDEPEANLNPSMMQHVAGILTELARIGIQVFVATHSYAFLKEIEFHAMKSVPIRFFSLHRKPDEDGIFSHPSDSYEQISPNLIADEYIRIYDEGIRRSLGGL comes from the coding sequence ATGTTCTCGACACTCCGAATCGAGAATTTCACCGCCTTTGTTGACACAAGTTTCACATTCGTCCCTGGAATAAACGTATTTGTGGGCGGAAATGGAACAGGAAAAACTCACATTCTAAAAATGCTGTACTGCATGCAGTACTGCACACACAAGGATAGCGATACAAAGACAAGTATATCAAAGAAATTTGTAGCTGTATTCAGGCCATACAAGGGGAGCCTAGGACGACTAGTCCACAGGCGTGCTGGAAAATCAATCGCGCAGATTAAGGCAACTTCAAACAATAAGCATATTTCATTAAAATTCAGCAATAGCGCAAAGCCACTTCAATCTACTGGCGGGTTAGGTAAATTCGGCCAACCGGTTTATATTCCTGTCAAGGAACTTTTATCCCAAGCACCACAGTATAGATCCATCTACAACAGATACGACCTTCCTCACGAAGAGGTATATTACGATATAATTGACCTTGCGTATCTGCCATCGCTAAAAGGCCCCGCAATTGAGGACAGAAAGAAATTACTTGAATTTATCAGGAAAATTGTCGATGGAAGAGTAACGACAAAAGATGAGGACTTTTTCTTAACAAATAGTTCCGGCGACCTTGAGATGACCCTAGTCGCAGAGGGAACGCGAAAACTCGCTTTAATTTGGAAGCTCATTCAAAATGGCTCCCTTCTAAGCGGCTCAACGCTCTATTGGGATGAACCCGAGGCCAACCTCAATCCATCTATGATGCAGCACGTGGCCGGTATCTTGACCGAACTTGCAAGAATAGGGATTCAGGTATTTGTCGCTACGCACAGCTATGCCTTCCTGAAGGAGATTGAGTTTCATGCCATGAAAAGCGTTCCCATACGCTTCTTCTCACTCCATCGAAAGCCTGACGAGGACGGCATTTTTTCTCATCCATCCGATTCATACGAGCAGATTAGCCCAAATCTAATTGCTGATGAGTACATCAGAATTTATGATGAAGGCATAAGAAGAAGCCTAGGGGGATTATGA
- the panE gene encoding 2-dehydropantoate 2-reductase produces the protein MRILILGAGATGGYFGGRLAEAGADVTFLVRPKRAQLLAERGLSIESPHGDAKLKVNTVTADTLSGHWDVVLLSCKAYDLEESIKAIAPAVGADSTVVPILNGLAHYGPLDAAFGAGRVIGGLCHIFSTLGAEGQILHMNAIHRITFGERSGGTSARTEALARAFAPARCETRHSPEIMQEAWEKYVLLAPLAGMTCLMRASVGTIMATEEGEAITREMFEECAAVASHAGHGPRPEARDLALGFLTQKGSAMTASMMRDLEAGGPTEGEHIVGDMARRARAAGLAAPHLRTALAHLQAYEIRRKG, from the coding sequence ATGCGGATCTTGATTCTGGGCGCGGGGGCGACGGGGGGGTATTTCGGGGGACGGCTGGCCGAGGCCGGGGCCGACGTGACCTTTCTGGTGCGACCCAAGCGCGCCCAGCTTCTGGCCGAGCGCGGCCTCTCCATCGAAAGTCCGCACGGCGACGCCAAGTTGAAGGTCAACACGGTGACCGCCGATACCCTGTCGGGCCACTGGGACGTGGTGCTGCTGTCGTGCAAGGCCTATGACCTGGAGGAGTCCATCAAGGCCATCGCGCCGGCGGTGGGAGCGGACTCCACCGTGGTGCCGATCCTCAACGGGCTGGCCCATTACGGCCCGCTGGATGCGGCCTTCGGGGCGGGCCGCGTGATCGGCGGGCTGTGCCACATCTTCTCCACCTTGGGCGCCGAGGGGCAGATCCTGCACATGAACGCCATCCACCGCATCACCTTCGGCGAGCGCTCGGGCGGTACCTCGGCCCGGACCGAGGCGCTGGCCCGGGCCTTCGCCCCCGCCAGGTGCGAGACCCGCCATTCGCCCGAGATCATGCAGGAGGCCTGGGAGAAATATGTGCTGCTGGCTCCGCTGGCCGGCATGACCTGCCTGATGCGGGCCAGCGTCGGCACCATCATGGCGACCGAGGAGGGCGAGGCCATCACGCGGGAAATGTTCGAGGAATGCGCCGCCGTGGCGTCCCACGCCGGGCATGGGCCGCGCCCCGAGGCCCGCGACCTGGCCCTGGGCTTCCTCACCCAGAAGGGCTCGGCCATGACGGCGTCCATGATGCGCGACCTGGAGGCCGGCGGGCCCACCGAGGGCGAGCACATCGTCGGCGACATGGCGCGCCGCGCCCGGGCGGCCGGACTTGCCGCTCCGCATCTGCGCACCGCGCTGGCCCATCTGCAGGCCTACGAGATCAGGCGGAAGGGATAG
- the dctP gene encoding TRAP transporter substrate-binding protein DctP, producing MRPFGAILALVLLAALPVRAAEGDKPAPPREIFLAHTQAQKSSANPTAAMAAEFKRQVERLTEGRVKVGIFPAGQLGGNRELARLIGDNVVQTGFVTIGGVVPVYPPLAVTQIPFAFASQEAAQAAFDGPFGRLLGEGIERRTGMMVLGYGDSGGMTALTNARRPIHRPEDMHGLKFRVIPGFKSQDTMIRSLGAVPVAISSREELSALAAGVADGQMNTPLAILAGRFDEVQKYATLTEHLYAPPLWLFNRKAFDALAPDEQQAVRRAADAALAAGRTLARDIEGSERGISALYRRMAVTRLSAEERDAFRRVVQPAIIAEVQADLDDEGRALMDAFLKAAGK from the coding sequence ATGCGGCCGTTCGGCGCCATCCTCGCCCTGGTTCTGCTGGCGGCCCTGCCGGTCCGGGCCGCAGAGGGGGACAAACCCGCCCCGCCGCGCGAGATCTTCCTGGCCCATACCCAGGCGCAGAAATCCTCGGCCAATCCCACCGCCGCCATGGCCGCCGAGTTCAAGCGGCAGGTGGAACGGCTGACCGAGGGACGGGTCAAGGTCGGCATCTTTCCCGCCGGGCAACTGGGCGGCAACCGCGAACTCGCCCGGCTGATCGGCGATAACGTGGTGCAGACCGGCTTCGTCACCATCGGCGGCGTGGTCCCCGTCTATCCGCCGCTGGCCGTGACCCAGATTCCCTTTGCTTTCGCGTCGCAGGAGGCGGCCCAGGCGGCCTTCGACGGCCCGTTCGGCCGCCTTCTGGGCGAGGGGATCGAGCGGCGGACCGGCATGATGGTGCTGGGCTATGGCGATAGCGGCGGCATGACGGCGCTCACCAACGCAAGGCGGCCGATCCACCGGCCCGAGGACATGCACGGCCTGAAGTTCCGCGTCATTCCCGGCTTCAAGTCCCAGGACACCATGATCCGCAGCCTGGGCGCCGTGCCGGTGGCCATCTCCTCGCGCGAGGAATTGTCGGCCCTGGCGGCGGGGGTGGCCGACGGGCAGATGAATACGCCGCTGGCCATCCTGGCCGGGCGCTTCGACGAAGTGCAGAAATACGCCACCCTGACCGAGCATCTGTATGCACCGCCGCTGTGGCTGTTCAACCGCAAGGCCTTCGACGCCCTGGCGCCCGACGAGCAGCAGGCGGTGCGCCGGGCGGCCGACGCCGCCCTGGCGGCGGGCCGTACCCTGGCGCGCGACATCGAAGGGTCGGAACGCGGAATCTCCGCCCTTTACCGCCGCATGGCGGTCACCCGCCTGTCGGCCGAGGAGCGTGACGCCTTCCGCCGGGTGGTGCAGCCGGCAATCATCGCCGAGGTCCAGGCGGATCTGGACGATGAGGGGCGCGCCCTCATGGACGCGTTCCTCAAGGCCGCCGGCAAGTAG